The Chlorocebus sabaeus isolate Y175 chromosome 6, mChlSab1.0.hap1, whole genome shotgun sequence genome has a segment encoding these proteins:
- the GMIP gene encoding GEM-interacting protein isoform X2 — protein MDAAEPGLPPAPEGRKRYSDIFRSLDNLEISLGNVTLEMLAGDPLLSEDPEPDKTPTATATNEASCWSGPSPEGPVPLTGEELDLRLIRTKGGVDAALEYAKTWSRYAKELLAWTEKRASYELEFAKSTMKIAEAGKVSIQQQSHMPLQYIYTLFLEHDLSLGTLAMETLAQQKRDYYQPLAAKRTEIEKWRKEFKEQWMKEQKRMNEAVQALRRAQLQYVQRSEDLRARSQGSPEDPSPQASPGPSKQQERRRRSREEAQAKALEAEALYQACVREANARQQDLEIAKQRIVSHVRKLVFQGDEVLRRVTLGLFGLRGTQAEHGPRIFAALAECCAPFEPGQRYQEFVRALRPEAPPPPPPAFSFQEFVPSVNSSPLDIRKKLSGPLPPRLDENSAEPGPWEDPGTGWRWQGTPGPTPGSDVDSVGGSSESRSLDSPTSSPDLGDGLENGLGSPFRKWTLSSAAQTHRLRRLRGPAKCRECEAFMVSGTECEECFLTCHKRCLETLLILCGHRRLPARTPLFGVDFLQLPRDFPEEVPFVVTKCTAEIEHRALDVQGIYRVSGSRVRVERLCQAFENGRALVELSGNSPHDVSSVLKRFLQELTDPVIPFHLYDAFISLAKTLHADPGDDPGTPSPSPEVICSLKTLLIQLPDSNYNTLRHLVAHLFRVAARFMENKMSANNLGIVFGPTLLRPLDNPRAAGAIPVTCLLDSGHQAQLVEFLIVHYEQIFGMDELPQATEPPPQDSSPAPGPLTASSQPPPLDLDPDSQPPVLASDPGLDPGPDPQPHSALEQHPTATPTEIPTPQSDQREDVAEDTKDGGGEVSSQGPEDSLLGTQSRGHFSRQPVKYPRGGVRPVTHQLSSLALVASKLCEETPITSVPRGSLRGRRPSPAAASPEGSPLRRTPLPKHFEITQETARLLSKLDSEAVPRATCCPDVQPEETEDHL, from the exons ATGGACGCAGCAGAGCCGG GGCTCCCCCCGGCTCCTGAGGGCAGGAAGAGGTACAGTGACATCTTCCGGAGCCTGGACAACCTCGAAATCTCACTGGGGAACGT GACCCTTGAGATGCTGGCTGGAGACCCTCTACTCTCAGAAGACCCAGAACCTGACAAGACCCCCACAGCCACTGCT ACCAACGAAGCCAGCTGTTGGAGCGGCCCCTCCCCAGAGGGTCCTGTACCCCTCACAG GGGAGGAACTGGACTTGCGGCTCATTCGGACCAAGGGGGGTGTGGACGCAGCCCTGGAATATGCCAAGACCTGGAGCCGCTATGCGAAGGAACTGCTTGCCTGGACTGAAAAGAGAGCCAGCTATG AGCTGGAGTTTGCTAAGAGCACCATGAAGATCGCTGAAGCTGGCAAGGTGTCCATTCAACAGCAG AGCCACATGCCTCTGCAGTACATCTACACCCTGTTTCTGGAGCATGATCTCAGCCTGGGAACCCTGGCCATGGAGACACTGGCCCAGCAGAAAAGAGACTACTACCAG CCCCTCGCCGCCAAACGGACTGAGATTGAGAAGTGGCGGAAGGAGTTCAAGGAGCAGTGGATGAAGGAGCAGAAGCGGATG AATGAGGCGGTGCAGGCACTGCGGCGCGCCCAGCTGCAGTATGTGCAACGCAGCGAGGACCTGCGGGCGCGCTCCCAGGGGTCCCCTGAGGACCCGTCCCCCCAGGCCTCGCCGGGACCTAGCAAGCAGCAGGAGCGGAGGCGGCGCTCGCGGGAGGAGGcccaggccaag GCGCTGGAGGCCGAGGCGCTGTACCAGGCCTGTGTCCGCGAGGCCAACGCGCGGCAGCAGGACCTGGAGATCGCCAAGCAGCGAATCGTGTCGCACGTGCGCAAGCTGGTGTTTCAGGGGGATGAAGTGCTGAGGCGG GTGACCCTGGGTCTCTTTGGGCTGCGTGGCACGCAGGCGGAGCATGGCCCCCGTATCTTCGCGGCCCTGGCCGAGTGCTGTGCGCCCTTTGAGCCCGGCCAGCGCTACCAGGAGTTCGTACGGGCGCTGCGGCCCGAGGCCCCGCCGCCCCCTCCGCCCGCCTTCTCTTTCCAGGAGTTCGTTCCCTCCGTGAACAG CTCCCCTCTGGACAtcagaaagaagctctctgggcCTCTACCTCCAAGGCTAGATGAGAATTCAGCTGAGCCAGGCCCTTGGGAGGATCCGGGCACAGGCTGGCGCTGGCAAG GGACTCCAGGCCCCACTCCGGGCAGTGATGTGGACAGCGTGGGTGGCAGCAGCGAGTCTCGGTCCCTGGACTCTCCCACTTCCAGCCCAG ACCTGGGAGACGGGCTGGAGAATGGGCTGGGCAGCCCCTTCAGGAAGTGGACGCTGTCCAGCGCGGCTCAGACCCACCGGCTGCGGCGACTGCGGGGCCCGGCCAAGTGCCGCGAATGCGAAGCCTTCATGGTCAGCGGGACGGAGTGTGAGGAG TGCTTTCTGACCTGCCACAAGCGCTGCCTGGAGACTCTCCTGATCCTCTGTGGACACAGGCGGCTACCAGCACGGACACCCCTCTTTGGGGTCGACTTCCTGCAGCTACCCAGGGACTTCCCGGAGGAGGTACCCTTTGTGGTCACGAAGTGCACGGCTGAGATAGAACACCGCGCCCTGGATGTGCAG GGCATTTACCGGGTCAGTGGGTCCCGGGTCCGCGTGGAGCGGCTATGCCAGGCTTTCGAGAATGGCCGAGCGTTGGTGGAGCTGTCAGGGAACTCGCCTCATGATGTCTCGAGTGTCCTCAAGCGATTTCTTCAGGAG CTCACCGACCCCGTGATCCCCTTCCACCTCTACGACGCCTTCATCTCTCTGGCTAAGACCTTGCATGCAGACCCTGGGGACGACCCTGggacccccagccccagccctgaggTTATCTGCTCGCTGAAGACCCTCTTGATACAGCTGCCTGACTCTAACTACAACACCCTGCGGCACCTGGTGGCCCATCTGTTCAG GGTGGCTGCACGGTTTATGGAAAACAAGATGTCTGCCAACAACCTGGGCATTGTGTTTGGGCCAACACTGCTGCGGCCGCTGGACAACCCACGGGCAGCCGGTGCCATCCCTGTCACCTGCCTGCTGGACTCTGGGCATCAGGCCCAGCTTGTGGAGTTCCTCATTGTGCACTACGAGCAGATCTTTGGGATGGATGAGCTCCCCCAGGCCACTGAGCCCCCGCCCCAAGACTCCAGCCCAGCCCCTGGGCCCCTCACAGCCAGCTCCCAACCGCCACCCCTGGACCTTGACCCGGACTCCCAGCCCCCAGTCCTAGCCTCGGACCCTGGCCTGGACCCCGGCCCAGACCCCCAGCCCCACAGTGCCCTGGAGCAGCATCCCACAGCCACACCCACCGAG ATCCCAACTCCACAGAGTGATCAGAGAGAGGACGTGGCTGAAGACACCAaagatgggggaggggaag tGTCCAGCCAAGGCCCAGAGGACTCACTCCTGGGGACACAGTCTCGTGGCCACTTCAGCCGCCAGCCAGTGAAGTATCCCCGGGGCGGTGTGAGGCCTGTAACCCACCAGTTGTCCAGTCTGGCCCTGGTGGCTTCCAAGCTGTGCGAGGAGACCCCCATCACATCAGTGCCCAGAGGGAGTTTGCGGGGGCGGAGGCCTAGCCCTGCAGCTGCCTCCCCTGAGGGCAGCCCCCTGCGCCGCACCCCGCTGCCCAAGCATTTTGAGATCACCCAGGAGACAGCCCGGCTACTCTCCAAACTGGACAGTGAGGCTGTACCCAGGGCCACCTGCTGCCCGGACGTCCAGCCTGAGGAAACCGAGGACCATCTCTGA
- the GMIP gene encoding GEM-interacting protein isoform X1, producing the protein MDAAEPGLPPAPEGRKRYSDIFRSLDNLEISLGNVTLEMLAGDPLLSEDPEPDKTPTATATNEASCWSGPSPEGPVPLTGEELDLRLIRTKGGVDAALEYAKTWSRYAKELLAWTEKRASYELEFAKSTMKIAEAGKVSIQQQSHMPLQYIYTLFLEHDLSLGTLAMETLAQQKRDYYQPLAAKRTEIEKWRKEFKEQWMKEQKRMNEAVQALRRAQLQYVQRSEDLRARSQGSPEDPSPQASPGPSKQQERRRRSREEAQAKALEAEALYQACVREANARQQDLEIAKQRIVSHVRKLVFQGDEVLRRVTLGLFGLRGTQAEHGPRIFAALAECCAPFEPGQRYQEFVRALRPEAPPPPPPAFSFQEFVPSVNSSPLDIRKKLSGPLPPRLDENSAEPGPWEDPGTGWRWQGTPGPTPGSDVDSVGGSSESRSLDSPTSSPGAGTRRLVKASSTGTESSDDFEERDPDLGDGLENGLGSPFRKWTLSSAAQTHRLRRLRGPAKCRECEAFMVSGTECEECFLTCHKRCLETLLILCGHRRLPARTPLFGVDFLQLPRDFPEEVPFVVTKCTAEIEHRALDVQGIYRVSGSRVRVERLCQAFENGRALVELSGNSPHDVSSVLKRFLQELTDPVIPFHLYDAFISLAKTLHADPGDDPGTPSPSPEVICSLKTLLIQLPDSNYNTLRHLVAHLFRVAARFMENKMSANNLGIVFGPTLLRPLDNPRAAGAIPVTCLLDSGHQAQLVEFLIVHYEQIFGMDELPQATEPPPQDSSPAPGPLTASSQPPPLDLDPDSQPPVLASDPGLDPGPDPQPHSALEQHPTATPTEIPTPQSDQREDVAEDTKDGGGEVSSQGPEDSLLGTQSRGHFSRQPVKYPRGGVRPVTHQLSSLALVASKLCEETPITSVPRGSLRGRRPSPAAASPEGSPLRRTPLPKHFEITQETARLLSKLDSEAVPRATCCPDVQPEETEDHL; encoded by the exons ATGGACGCAGCAGAGCCGG GGCTCCCCCCGGCTCCTGAGGGCAGGAAGAGGTACAGTGACATCTTCCGGAGCCTGGACAACCTCGAAATCTCACTGGGGAACGT GACCCTTGAGATGCTGGCTGGAGACCCTCTACTCTCAGAAGACCCAGAACCTGACAAGACCCCCACAGCCACTGCT ACCAACGAAGCCAGCTGTTGGAGCGGCCCCTCCCCAGAGGGTCCTGTACCCCTCACAG GGGAGGAACTGGACTTGCGGCTCATTCGGACCAAGGGGGGTGTGGACGCAGCCCTGGAATATGCCAAGACCTGGAGCCGCTATGCGAAGGAACTGCTTGCCTGGACTGAAAAGAGAGCCAGCTATG AGCTGGAGTTTGCTAAGAGCACCATGAAGATCGCTGAAGCTGGCAAGGTGTCCATTCAACAGCAG AGCCACATGCCTCTGCAGTACATCTACACCCTGTTTCTGGAGCATGATCTCAGCCTGGGAACCCTGGCCATGGAGACACTGGCCCAGCAGAAAAGAGACTACTACCAG CCCCTCGCCGCCAAACGGACTGAGATTGAGAAGTGGCGGAAGGAGTTCAAGGAGCAGTGGATGAAGGAGCAGAAGCGGATG AATGAGGCGGTGCAGGCACTGCGGCGCGCCCAGCTGCAGTATGTGCAACGCAGCGAGGACCTGCGGGCGCGCTCCCAGGGGTCCCCTGAGGACCCGTCCCCCCAGGCCTCGCCGGGACCTAGCAAGCAGCAGGAGCGGAGGCGGCGCTCGCGGGAGGAGGcccaggccaag GCGCTGGAGGCCGAGGCGCTGTACCAGGCCTGTGTCCGCGAGGCCAACGCGCGGCAGCAGGACCTGGAGATCGCCAAGCAGCGAATCGTGTCGCACGTGCGCAAGCTGGTGTTTCAGGGGGATGAAGTGCTGAGGCGG GTGACCCTGGGTCTCTTTGGGCTGCGTGGCACGCAGGCGGAGCATGGCCCCCGTATCTTCGCGGCCCTGGCCGAGTGCTGTGCGCCCTTTGAGCCCGGCCAGCGCTACCAGGAGTTCGTACGGGCGCTGCGGCCCGAGGCCCCGCCGCCCCCTCCGCCCGCCTTCTCTTTCCAGGAGTTCGTTCCCTCCGTGAACAG CTCCCCTCTGGACAtcagaaagaagctctctgggcCTCTACCTCCAAGGCTAGATGAGAATTCAGCTGAGCCAGGCCCTTGGGAGGATCCGGGCACAGGCTGGCGCTGGCAAG GGACTCCAGGCCCCACTCCGGGCAGTGATGTGGACAGCGTGGGTGGCAGCAGCGAGTCTCGGTCCCTGGACTCTCCCACTTCCAGCCCAG GCGCTGGCACGAGGCGGCTGGTGAAGGCTTCGTCCACAGGCACTGAGTCCTCAGATGACTTTGAGGAGCGAGACCCtg ACCTGGGAGACGGGCTGGAGAATGGGCTGGGCAGCCCCTTCAGGAAGTGGACGCTGTCCAGCGCGGCTCAGACCCACCGGCTGCGGCGACTGCGGGGCCCGGCCAAGTGCCGCGAATGCGAAGCCTTCATGGTCAGCGGGACGGAGTGTGAGGAG TGCTTTCTGACCTGCCACAAGCGCTGCCTGGAGACTCTCCTGATCCTCTGTGGACACAGGCGGCTACCAGCACGGACACCCCTCTTTGGGGTCGACTTCCTGCAGCTACCCAGGGACTTCCCGGAGGAGGTACCCTTTGTGGTCACGAAGTGCACGGCTGAGATAGAACACCGCGCCCTGGATGTGCAG GGCATTTACCGGGTCAGTGGGTCCCGGGTCCGCGTGGAGCGGCTATGCCAGGCTTTCGAGAATGGCCGAGCGTTGGTGGAGCTGTCAGGGAACTCGCCTCATGATGTCTCGAGTGTCCTCAAGCGATTTCTTCAGGAG CTCACCGACCCCGTGATCCCCTTCCACCTCTACGACGCCTTCATCTCTCTGGCTAAGACCTTGCATGCAGACCCTGGGGACGACCCTGggacccccagccccagccctgaggTTATCTGCTCGCTGAAGACCCTCTTGATACAGCTGCCTGACTCTAACTACAACACCCTGCGGCACCTGGTGGCCCATCTGTTCAG GGTGGCTGCACGGTTTATGGAAAACAAGATGTCTGCCAACAACCTGGGCATTGTGTTTGGGCCAACACTGCTGCGGCCGCTGGACAACCCACGGGCAGCCGGTGCCATCCCTGTCACCTGCCTGCTGGACTCTGGGCATCAGGCCCAGCTTGTGGAGTTCCTCATTGTGCACTACGAGCAGATCTTTGGGATGGATGAGCTCCCCCAGGCCACTGAGCCCCCGCCCCAAGACTCCAGCCCAGCCCCTGGGCCCCTCACAGCCAGCTCCCAACCGCCACCCCTGGACCTTGACCCGGACTCCCAGCCCCCAGTCCTAGCCTCGGACCCTGGCCTGGACCCCGGCCCAGACCCCCAGCCCCACAGTGCCCTGGAGCAGCATCCCACAGCCACACCCACCGAG ATCCCAACTCCACAGAGTGATCAGAGAGAGGACGTGGCTGAAGACACCAaagatgggggaggggaag tGTCCAGCCAAGGCCCAGAGGACTCACTCCTGGGGACACAGTCTCGTGGCCACTTCAGCCGCCAGCCAGTGAAGTATCCCCGGGGCGGTGTGAGGCCTGTAACCCACCAGTTGTCCAGTCTGGCCCTGGTGGCTTCCAAGCTGTGCGAGGAGACCCCCATCACATCAGTGCCCAGAGGGAGTTTGCGGGGGCGGAGGCCTAGCCCTGCAGCTGCCTCCCCTGAGGGCAGCCCCCTGCGCCGCACCCCGCTGCCCAAGCATTTTGAGATCACCCAGGAGACAGCCCGGCTACTCTCCAAACTGGACAGTGAGGCTGTACCCAGGGCCACCTGCTGCCCGGACGTCCAGCCTGAGGAAACCGAGGACCATCTCTGA
- the GMIP gene encoding GEM-interacting protein isoform X3 has protein sequence MDAAEPGLPPAPEGRKRYSDIFRSLDNLEISLGNVTLEMLAGDPLLSEDPEPDKTPTATATNEASCWSGPSPEGPVPLTGEELDLRLIRTKGGVDAALEYAKTWSRYAKELLAWTEKRASYELEFAKSTMKIAEAGKVSIQQQSHMPLQYIYTLFLEHDLSLGTLAMETLAQQKRDYYQPLAAKRTEIEKWRKEFKEQWMKEQKRMNEAVQALRRAQLQYVQRSEDLRARSQGSPEDPSPQASPGPSKQQERRRRSREEAQAKALEAEALYQACVREANARQQDLEIAKQRIVSHVRKLVFQGDEVLRRVTLGLFGLRGTQAEHGPRIFAALAECCAPFEPGQRYQEFVRALRPEAPPPPPPAFSFQEFVPSVNSSPLDIRKKLSGPLPPRLDENSAEPGPWEDPGTGWRWQGPTPGSDVDSVGGSSESRSLDSPTSSPDLGDGLENGLGSPFRKWTLSSAAQTHRLRRLRGPAKCRECEAFMVSGTECEECFLTCHKRCLETLLILCGHRRLPARTPLFGVDFLQLPRDFPEEVPFVVTKCTAEIEHRALDVQGIYRVSGSRVRVERLCQAFENGRALVELSGNSPHDVSSVLKRFLQELTDPVIPFHLYDAFISLAKTLHADPGDDPGTPSPSPEVICSLKTLLIQLPDSNYNTLRHLVAHLFRVAARFMENKMSANNLGIVFGPTLLRPLDNPRAAGAIPVTCLLDSGHQAQLVEFLIVHYEQIFGMDELPQATEPPPQDSSPAPGPLTASSQPPPLDLDPDSQPPVLASDPGLDPGPDPQPHSALEQHPTATPTEIPTPQSDQREDVAEDTKDGGGEVSSQGPEDSLLGTQSRGHFSRQPVKYPRGGVRPVTHQLSSLALVASKLCEETPITSVPRGSLRGRRPSPAAASPEGSPLRRTPLPKHFEITQETARLLSKLDSEAVPRATCCPDVQPEETEDHL, from the exons ATGGACGCAGCAGAGCCGG GGCTCCCCCCGGCTCCTGAGGGCAGGAAGAGGTACAGTGACATCTTCCGGAGCCTGGACAACCTCGAAATCTCACTGGGGAACGT GACCCTTGAGATGCTGGCTGGAGACCCTCTACTCTCAGAAGACCCAGAACCTGACAAGACCCCCACAGCCACTGCT ACCAACGAAGCCAGCTGTTGGAGCGGCCCCTCCCCAGAGGGTCCTGTACCCCTCACAG GGGAGGAACTGGACTTGCGGCTCATTCGGACCAAGGGGGGTGTGGACGCAGCCCTGGAATATGCCAAGACCTGGAGCCGCTATGCGAAGGAACTGCTTGCCTGGACTGAAAAGAGAGCCAGCTATG AGCTGGAGTTTGCTAAGAGCACCATGAAGATCGCTGAAGCTGGCAAGGTGTCCATTCAACAGCAG AGCCACATGCCTCTGCAGTACATCTACACCCTGTTTCTGGAGCATGATCTCAGCCTGGGAACCCTGGCCATGGAGACACTGGCCCAGCAGAAAAGAGACTACTACCAG CCCCTCGCCGCCAAACGGACTGAGATTGAGAAGTGGCGGAAGGAGTTCAAGGAGCAGTGGATGAAGGAGCAGAAGCGGATG AATGAGGCGGTGCAGGCACTGCGGCGCGCCCAGCTGCAGTATGTGCAACGCAGCGAGGACCTGCGGGCGCGCTCCCAGGGGTCCCCTGAGGACCCGTCCCCCCAGGCCTCGCCGGGACCTAGCAAGCAGCAGGAGCGGAGGCGGCGCTCGCGGGAGGAGGcccaggccaag GCGCTGGAGGCCGAGGCGCTGTACCAGGCCTGTGTCCGCGAGGCCAACGCGCGGCAGCAGGACCTGGAGATCGCCAAGCAGCGAATCGTGTCGCACGTGCGCAAGCTGGTGTTTCAGGGGGATGAAGTGCTGAGGCGG GTGACCCTGGGTCTCTTTGGGCTGCGTGGCACGCAGGCGGAGCATGGCCCCCGTATCTTCGCGGCCCTGGCCGAGTGCTGTGCGCCCTTTGAGCCCGGCCAGCGCTACCAGGAGTTCGTACGGGCGCTGCGGCCCGAGGCCCCGCCGCCCCCTCCGCCCGCCTTCTCTTTCCAGGAGTTCGTTCCCTCCGTGAACAG CTCCCCTCTGGACAtcagaaagaagctctctgggcCTCTACCTCCAAGGCTAGATGAGAATTCAGCTGAGCCAGGCCCTTGGGAGGATCCGGGCACAGGCTGGCGCTGGCAAG GCCCCACTCCGGGCAGTGATGTGGACAGCGTGGGTGGCAGCAGCGAGTCTCGGTCCCTGGACTCTCCCACTTCCAGCCCAG ACCTGGGAGACGGGCTGGAGAATGGGCTGGGCAGCCCCTTCAGGAAGTGGACGCTGTCCAGCGCGGCTCAGACCCACCGGCTGCGGCGACTGCGGGGCCCGGCCAAGTGCCGCGAATGCGAAGCCTTCATGGTCAGCGGGACGGAGTGTGAGGAG TGCTTTCTGACCTGCCACAAGCGCTGCCTGGAGACTCTCCTGATCCTCTGTGGACACAGGCGGCTACCAGCACGGACACCCCTCTTTGGGGTCGACTTCCTGCAGCTACCCAGGGACTTCCCGGAGGAGGTACCCTTTGTGGTCACGAAGTGCACGGCTGAGATAGAACACCGCGCCCTGGATGTGCAG GGCATTTACCGGGTCAGTGGGTCCCGGGTCCGCGTGGAGCGGCTATGCCAGGCTTTCGAGAATGGCCGAGCGTTGGTGGAGCTGTCAGGGAACTCGCCTCATGATGTCTCGAGTGTCCTCAAGCGATTTCTTCAGGAG CTCACCGACCCCGTGATCCCCTTCCACCTCTACGACGCCTTCATCTCTCTGGCTAAGACCTTGCATGCAGACCCTGGGGACGACCCTGggacccccagccccagccctgaggTTATCTGCTCGCTGAAGACCCTCTTGATACAGCTGCCTGACTCTAACTACAACACCCTGCGGCACCTGGTGGCCCATCTGTTCAG GGTGGCTGCACGGTTTATGGAAAACAAGATGTCTGCCAACAACCTGGGCATTGTGTTTGGGCCAACACTGCTGCGGCCGCTGGACAACCCACGGGCAGCCGGTGCCATCCCTGTCACCTGCCTGCTGGACTCTGGGCATCAGGCCCAGCTTGTGGAGTTCCTCATTGTGCACTACGAGCAGATCTTTGGGATGGATGAGCTCCCCCAGGCCACTGAGCCCCCGCCCCAAGACTCCAGCCCAGCCCCTGGGCCCCTCACAGCCAGCTCCCAACCGCCACCCCTGGACCTTGACCCGGACTCCCAGCCCCCAGTCCTAGCCTCGGACCCTGGCCTGGACCCCGGCCCAGACCCCCAGCCCCACAGTGCCCTGGAGCAGCATCCCACAGCCACACCCACCGAG ATCCCAACTCCACAGAGTGATCAGAGAGAGGACGTGGCTGAAGACACCAaagatgggggaggggaag tGTCCAGCCAAGGCCCAGAGGACTCACTCCTGGGGACACAGTCTCGTGGCCACTTCAGCCGCCAGCCAGTGAAGTATCCCCGGGGCGGTGTGAGGCCTGTAACCCACCAGTTGTCCAGTCTGGCCCTGGTGGCTTCCAAGCTGTGCGAGGAGACCCCCATCACATCAGTGCCCAGAGGGAGTTTGCGGGGGCGGAGGCCTAGCCCTGCAGCTGCCTCCCCTGAGGGCAGCCCCCTGCGCCGCACCCCGCTGCCCAAGCATTTTGAGATCACCCAGGAGACAGCCCGGCTACTCTCCAAACTGGACAGTGAGGCTGTACCCAGGGCCACCTGCTGCCCGGACGTCCAGCCTGAGGAAACCGAGGACCATCTCTGA
- the LPAR2 gene encoding lysophosphatidic acid receptor 2 yields MVTMGHCYYNETIGFFYNNSGKELSSHWRPKDVVVVALGLTVSVLVLLTNLLVIAAIASNRRFHQPIYYLLGNLAAADLFAGVAYLFLMFHTGPRTARLSLEGWFLRQGLLDTSLTASVATLLAIAVERHRSVMAVQLHSRLPRGRVVMLIVGVWVAALGLGLLPAHSWHCLCALDRCSRMAPLLSRSYLAVWALSSLLVFLLMVAVYTRIFFYVRRRVQRMAEHVSCHPRYRETTLSLVKTVVIILGAFVVCWTPGQVVLLLDGLGCKSCNVLAVEKYFLLLAEANSLVNAAVYSCRDAEMRRTFRRLLCCACLRRSTRESAHYTSSAQGGASTRIMLPENGHPLMDSTL; encoded by the exons ATGGTCACCATGGGCCATTGCTACTACAACGAGACCATTGGCTTCTTCTATAACAACAGTGGCAAGGAGCTCAGCTCTCACTGGCGGCCCAAGGATGTGGTCGTGGTGGCACTGGGGCTGACCGTCAGCGTACTGGTGCTGCTCACCAATCTCCTGGTCATAGCAGCCATCGCCTCCAACCGCCGCTTCCACCAGCCCATCTACTACCTGCTAGGCAACCTGGCCGCGGCTGACCTCTTCGCGGGTGTGGCCTACCTCTTCCTCATGTTCCACACTGGTCCCCGCACAGCCCGACTTTCACTTGAGGGCTGGTTCCTGCGGCAGGGCTTGCTGGACACAAGCCTCACTGCGTCGGTGGCCACACTGCTGGCCATCGCTGTGGAGCGGCACCGCAGTGTGATGGCCGTGCAGCTGCACAGCCGCCTGCCCCGTGGCCGCGTGGTCATGCTCATTGTGGGCGTGTGGGTGGCTGCCCTGGGCCTGGGGCTGCTGCCTGCCCACTCCTGGCACTGCCTCTGTGCCCTGGACCGCTGCTCGCGCATGGCACCCCTGCTCAGCCGCTCGTATTTGGCTGTCTGGGCTCTGTCGAGCCTGCTTGTCTTCCTTCTCATGGTGGCTGTCTACACCCGCATTTTCTTCTACGTGCGGCGGCGAGTGCAGCGCATGGCAGAGCACGTCAGCTGCCACCCCCGCTACCGAGAGACCACGCTTAGCCTGGTCAAGACTGTCGTCATCATCCTGG GGGCTTTCGTGGTCTGCTGGACACCAGGCCAGGTGGTACTGCTCCTAGATGGTTTGGGCTGCAAGTCCTGCAATGTCCTGGCTGTAGAAAAGTACTTCCTACTGTTGGCCGAGGCCAACTCACTGGTCAATGCTGCCGTGTACTCTTGCCGAGATGCTGAGATGCGCCGCACCTTCCGCCGCCTCCTCTGCTGTGCGTGCCTCCGCCGGTCCACCCGCGAGTCTGCCCACTATACATCCTCTGCCCAGGGAGGTGCCAGCACTCGCATCATGCTTCCCGAGAACGGCCACCCACTGATGGACTCCACCCTTTAG